In the genome of Clostridiisalibacter paucivorans DSM 22131, the window ATGATGCAATGAATGAAAGTTTTTCTGAAAATGTAATAGATATAGAAAAATATTTAAGAAAAATAGATTATATAATTAGGTTAAAGGGAAGGGAGATATTAAAGGATTTTAATATTACAGGACCCCAATTTATAGCACTTCAAAAGTTGATAAATAAAGAGAATATGACAATAGGAGGTCTTAGTAGAGAAATGTCTTTGGCTTGTAGTACAGTTACAGATTTAGTAGATAGAATGGAAAAAAATAAGCTTGTAACTAGAATAAAAGATTCTAATGATAAGAGAGTAGTAAGGATTAGGGTAAATAAAAATGGTCATAGATTAGTAGAAGAAGTTTTAAAGAGAAGAATACTCTATGTTAATGAAAAATTAAAAGATTTTGAAGAAAAAGACAAAGAATTTCTTAAAAAAAACTTAGAATCTCTATATGAAGCTATGAAAATGGGAAAATAAATGATAATCAGTGAATTAGATATGGTATAATTATAAAAAATGGAGGTGGAACTATGTCTGTTACTATAAAGGA includes:
- a CDS encoding MarR family winged helix-turn-helix transcriptional regulator — translated: MYDAMNESFSENVIDIEKYLRKIDYIIRLKGREILKDFNITGPQFIALQKLINKENMTIGGLSREMSLACSTVTDLVDRMEKNKLVTRIKDSNDKRVVRIRVNKNGHRLVEEVLKRRILYVNEKLKDFEEKDKEFLKKNLESLYEAMKMGK